A single genomic interval of Primulina huaijiensis isolate GDHJ02 chromosome 7, ASM1229523v2, whole genome shotgun sequence harbors:
- the LOC140980597 gene encoding nuclear transcription factor Y subunit B-3-like — MADSDSESWGNRDGNSQNEGSQRELDKFLPIANVSRIMKKALPANAKISKDAKETVQECVSEFISFITGEASDKCQREKRKTVNGDDLLWAMSTLGFEDYVEPLKIYLQRFRDTEGEKTALAGREPGGPVSGYEGAYGVMGGHQIQGPVYGYGPDGGSGYHVGPGSSTPGGRSR; from the coding sequence ATGGCGGATTCCGATAGCGAATCATGGGGAAACAGGGACGGAAACTCACAGAACGAAGGCTCTCAGAGGGAACTGGACAAGTTTCTTCCGATCGCTAACGTCAGCAGGATCATGAAGAAAGCGCTGCCAGCGAACGCCAAGATATCGAAAGACGCGAAGGAGACGGTGCAGGAATGCGTCTCCGAGTTCATAAGCTTCATCACCGGCGAGGCGTCCGACAAGTGTCAGCGGGAGAAGAGGAAGACGGTCAACGGCGACGATTTGCTCTGGGCGATGTCCACTCTAGGGTTCGAGGACTACGTGGAACCGCTGAAGATTTACTTGCAGAGGTTTAGGGATACAGAGGGGGAGAAGACCGCGCTAGCAGGAAGAGAGCCCGGTGGCCCGGTGAGCGGTTACGAAGGTGCATATGGTGTGATGGGCGGGCATCAGATTCAGGGACCTGTATATGGGTACGGTCCGGATGGTGGGTCTGGTTACCATGTCGGACCCGGGTCGTCCACCCCTGGTGGGAGGTCAAGGTAG
- the LOC140981734 gene encoding DEK domain-containing chromatin-associated protein 1-like isoform X4 yields the protein MGDKDVESVANGNVEMEEKTEPVMEKTEECNDGVTEMVEENKVAEEVENNDIDKEKVNASKETEEKAKSKHVVKEGGKDERMEETKEEEEKQQVAEENVDMEIEEMNHGPGEKNEADDKVEDKVDGVGEEEKLKESKEERGRKNRLRTKSGDDKNERSVKQETKDKDSYTQREKKTKETKTSTDKKEEQKTPVALTIDRPVRERKSVERLVAIIEQDAAKEFKVEKGRGTALKDIPNVAYKLSRKKSDDTFKLLHTILFGRRGKAAQVKNNISRFSGFAWHDDEEKQTLKLKDKLDKIFKDKLAEFCDVLDIPISATIRKEDIISKLIEFLVAPHATTTELLAEKELSSKGKKRKRENKSASRSITPSEGLAKSQKKTKGTPKKDSVPKPEDESEKDEETHDEDDKSNGEKSEPAEREQKANESDKDKRRKKQGSAKSSGKKGTVEKAKTKNVTISKEDSLPPKKEPPKSPPSRPKNKKDTSTKRSSAKKKDESIKENTSSPKKTSSSVSPGKKILKVKDNLREEKLKPSDNELRNAVCEILKEVDFNTATFTDILKLLDKRFNKDLMGRKPSIKLMIQDELTKIADAEEGDDEKDEDGVVKDGSNPSSQRVMA from the exons ATGGGAGATAAAGATGTTGAGTCAGTGGCAAATGGGAACGTTGAGATGGAGGAAAAGACAGAGCCTGTGATGGAGAAGACAGAGGAGTGTAATGATGGAGTAACAGAAATGGTAGAAGAAAACAAGGTTGCCGAGGAAGTCGAGAATAACGATATTGACAAAGAAAAGGTGAATGCTAGCAAGGAAACCGAAGAGAAGGCAAAAAGTAAACATGTAGTGAAAGAAGGGGGAAAAGATGAAAGAATGGAAGAGaccaaagaagaagaagaaaagcaGCAAGTTGCAGAAGAAAATGTGGACATGGAGATTGAGGAAATGAATCACGGCCCTGGTGAGAAAAATGAGGCTGATGATAAGGTTGAGGACAAGGTGGATGGAGTGGGAGAAGAGGAAAAGCTGAAAGAATCTAAAGAGGAGAGGGGCCGAAAGAATCGTCTGAGAACAAAGAGTGGtgatgacaaaaatgaaagaaGTGTGAAACAGGAAACAAAAGACAAGGATTCATACACCCAGAGGGAGAAAAAAACTAAAGAAACTAAAACCTCGACGGATAAAAAAGAGGAGCAGAAAACCCCCGTGGCTCTCACAATTGACCGGCCCGTTCGTGAAAGGAAATCAGTTGAGAGACTTGTGGCCATTATTGAGCAGGACGCTGCGAAGGAGTTCAAAGTTGAAAAG GGACGTGGAACTGCGCTGAAAGACATCCCAAATG TGGCTTACAAGTTGTCTAGGAAGAAGAGTGATGATACCTTCAAATTGCTGCATACAATTCTTTTTGGAAGGAGAGGAAAG GCAGCTCAAGTGAAGAACAACATATCAAGATTCTCTGGGTTCGCTTGGCATGATGATGAG GAAAAGCAAACTCTAAAACTTAAAGATAAACTTGACAAGATTTTCAAAGATAAACTAGCTGAGTTTTGTGATGTCCTTGATATACCAATATCGGCTACAATAAGGAAG GAAGATATCATCTCGAAGTTGATAGAGTTTTTGGTGGCACCTCATGCAACCACCACTGAGTTGCTTGCTGAAAAAGAACTG TCAAGTAaggggaaaaaaagaaagagagagaacAAATCAGCATCTAGGAGTATCACTCCTTCAGAAGGCTTGGCTAAG AGTCAGAAGAAAACCAAGGGTACACCAAAAAAGGATAGCGTACCTAAACCCGAAGATGAATCAGAAAAAGATGAGGAAACACATGATGAGGATGATAAAAGTAATGGTGAGAAATCTGAACCTGCTGAACGTGAACAGAAGGCAAATGAATCTGATAAAGacaaaagaagaaagaaacagGGATCAGCAAAGTCCTCTGGAAAGAAGGGAACTGTCGAAAAAGCCAAAACCAAGAACGTAACAATCTCTAAAGAGGACAGCCTTCCACCAAAGAAAGAACCTCCAAAATCACCACCAAGTCGCCCAAAAAACAAGAAGGATACGAGTACGAAGAGGTCTTCTGCTAAGAAGAAAGATGAATCGATCAAGGAGAACACATCCAGTCCTAAGAAAACTTCATCTAGTGTTAGCCCTG GGAAGAAAATACTAAAAGTGAAAGACAATCTCAGGGAGGAGAAATTAAAGCCAAGTGACAACGAACTTAGGAATGCGGTTTGTGAAATCCTCAAAGAGGTTGACTTCAATACA GCTACCTTCACCGACATTCTGAAGCTGCTTG ACAAGAGATTCAATAAAGATCTGATGGGTAGAAAACCATCGATAAAGCTCATGATTCAGGATGAGCTTACCAAAATTGCTGATGCTGAAGAGGGTGATGATGAAAAGGATGAAGATGGTGTTGTCAAGGATGGGAGCAACCCTTCTAGCCAACGTGTTATGGCCTGA
- the LOC140981734 gene encoding DEK domain-containing chromatin-associated protein 1-like isoform X3 — MGDKDVESVANGNVEMEEKTEPVMEKTEECNDGVTEMVEENKVAEEVENNDIDKEKVNASKETEEKAKSKHVVKEGGKDERMEETKEEEEKQQVAEENVDMEIEEMNHGPGEKNEADDKVEDKVDGVGEEEKLKESKEERGRKNRLRTKSGDDKNERSVKQETKDKDSYTQREKKTKETKTSTDKKEEQKTPVALTIDRPVRERKSVERLVAIIEQDAAKEFKVEKGRGTALKDIPNVVTVAYKLSRKKSDDTFKLLHTILFGRRGKAAQVKNNISRFSGFAWHDDEEKQTLKLKDKLDKIFKDKLAEFCDVLDIPISATIRKEDIISKLIEFLVAPHATTTELLAEKELSSKGKKRKRENKSASRSITPSEGLAKSQKKTKGTPKKDSVPKPEDESEKDEETHDEDDKSNGEKSEPAEREQKANESDKDKRRKKQGSAKSSGKKGTVEKAKTKNVTISKEDSLPPKKEPPKSPPSRPKNKKDTSTKRSSAKKKDESIKENTSSPKKTSSSVSPGKKILKVKDNLREEKLKPSDNELRNAVCEILKEVDFNTATFTDILKLLDKRFNKDLMGRKPSIKLMIQDELTKIADAEEGDDEKDEDGVVKDGSNPSSQRVMA; from the exons ATGGGAGATAAAGATGTTGAGTCAGTGGCAAATGGGAACGTTGAGATGGAGGAAAAGACAGAGCCTGTGATGGAGAAGACAGAGGAGTGTAATGATGGAGTAACAGAAATGGTAGAAGAAAACAAGGTTGCCGAGGAAGTCGAGAATAACGATATTGACAAAGAAAAGGTGAATGCTAGCAAGGAAACCGAAGAGAAGGCAAAAAGTAAACATGTAGTGAAAGAAGGGGGAAAAGATGAAAGAATGGAAGAGaccaaagaagaagaagaaaagcaGCAAGTTGCAGAAGAAAATGTGGACATGGAGATTGAGGAAATGAATCACGGCCCTGGTGAGAAAAATGAGGCTGATGATAAGGTTGAGGACAAGGTGGATGGAGTGGGAGAAGAGGAAAAGCTGAAAGAATCTAAAGAGGAGAGGGGCCGAAAGAATCGTCTGAGAACAAAGAGTGGtgatgacaaaaatgaaagaaGTGTGAAACAGGAAACAAAAGACAAGGATTCATACACCCAGAGGGAGAAAAAAACTAAAGAAACTAAAACCTCGACGGATAAAAAAGAGGAGCAGAAAACCCCCGTGGCTCTCACAATTGACCGGCCCGTTCGTGAAAGGAAATCAGTTGAGAGACTTGTGGCCATTATTGAGCAGGACGCTGCGAAGGAGTTCAAAGTTGAAAAG GGACGTGGAACTGCGCTGAAAGACATCCCAAATG TTGTTACAGTGGCTTACAAGTTGTCTAGGAAGAAGAGTGATGATACCTTCAAATTGCTGCATACAATTCTTTTTGGAAGGAGAGGAAAG GCAGCTCAAGTGAAGAACAACATATCAAGATTCTCTGGGTTCGCTTGGCATGATGATGAG GAAAAGCAAACTCTAAAACTTAAAGATAAACTTGACAAGATTTTCAAAGATAAACTAGCTGAGTTTTGTGATGTCCTTGATATACCAATATCGGCTACAATAAGGAAG GAAGATATCATCTCGAAGTTGATAGAGTTTTTGGTGGCACCTCATGCAACCACCACTGAGTTGCTTGCTGAAAAAGAACTG TCAAGTAaggggaaaaaaagaaagagagagaacAAATCAGCATCTAGGAGTATCACTCCTTCAGAAGGCTTGGCTAAG AGTCAGAAGAAAACCAAGGGTACACCAAAAAAGGATAGCGTACCTAAACCCGAAGATGAATCAGAAAAAGATGAGGAAACACATGATGAGGATGATAAAAGTAATGGTGAGAAATCTGAACCTGCTGAACGTGAACAGAAGGCAAATGAATCTGATAAAGacaaaagaagaaagaaacagGGATCAGCAAAGTCCTCTGGAAAGAAGGGAACTGTCGAAAAAGCCAAAACCAAGAACGTAACAATCTCTAAAGAGGACAGCCTTCCACCAAAGAAAGAACCTCCAAAATCACCACCAAGTCGCCCAAAAAACAAGAAGGATACGAGTACGAAGAGGTCTTCTGCTAAGAAGAAAGATGAATCGATCAAGGAGAACACATCCAGTCCTAAGAAAACTTCATCTAGTGTTAGCCCTG GGAAGAAAATACTAAAAGTGAAAGACAATCTCAGGGAGGAGAAATTAAAGCCAAGTGACAACGAACTTAGGAATGCGGTTTGTGAAATCCTCAAAGAGGTTGACTTCAATACA GCTACCTTCACCGACATTCTGAAGCTGCTTG ACAAGAGATTCAATAAAGATCTGATGGGTAGAAAACCATCGATAAAGCTCATGATTCAGGATGAGCTTACCAAAATTGCTGATGCTGAAGAGGGTGATGATGAAAAGGATGAAGATGGTGTTGTCAAGGATGGGAGCAACCCTTCTAGCCAACGTGTTATGGCCTGA
- the LOC140981734 gene encoding DEK domain-containing chromatin-associated protein 2-like isoform X1 yields MGDKDVESVANGNVEMEEKTEPVMEKTEECNDGVTEMVEENKVAEEVENNDIDKEKVNASKETEEKAKSKHVVKEGGKDERMEETKEEEEKQQVAEENVDMEIEEMNHGPGEKNEADDKVEDKVDGVGEEEKLKESKEERGRKNRLRTKSGDDKNERSVKQETKDKDSYTQREKKTKETKTSTDKKEEQKTPVALTIDRPVRERKSVERLVAIIEQDAAKEFKVEKGRGTALKDIPNVVTVAYKLSRKKSDDTFKLLHTILFGRRGKAAQVKNNISRFSGFAWHDDEEKQTLKLKDKLDKIFKDKLAEFCDVLDIPISATIRKEDIISKLIEFLVAPHATTTELLAEKELSSKGKKRKRENKSASRSITPSEGLAKSQKKTKGTPKKDSVPKPEDESEKDEETHDEDDKSNGEKSEPAEREQKANESDKDKRRKKQGSAKSSGKKGTVEKAKTKNVTISKEDSLPPKKEPPKSPPSRPKNKKDTSTKRSSAKKKDESIKENTSSPKKTSSSVSPGKKILKVKDNLREEKLKPSDNELRNAVCEILKEVDFNTATFTDILKLLVLFPYLVPNQQGLALHNSGNSNSLLCTGESAGSLSWVLILLLYFCSSKDVLNAFARLFDCCRKRNRYLISCFP; encoded by the exons ATGGGAGATAAAGATGTTGAGTCAGTGGCAAATGGGAACGTTGAGATGGAGGAAAAGACAGAGCCTGTGATGGAGAAGACAGAGGAGTGTAATGATGGAGTAACAGAAATGGTAGAAGAAAACAAGGTTGCCGAGGAAGTCGAGAATAACGATATTGACAAAGAAAAGGTGAATGCTAGCAAGGAAACCGAAGAGAAGGCAAAAAGTAAACATGTAGTGAAAGAAGGGGGAAAAGATGAAAGAATGGAAGAGaccaaagaagaagaagaaaagcaGCAAGTTGCAGAAGAAAATGTGGACATGGAGATTGAGGAAATGAATCACGGCCCTGGTGAGAAAAATGAGGCTGATGATAAGGTTGAGGACAAGGTGGATGGAGTGGGAGAAGAGGAAAAGCTGAAAGAATCTAAAGAGGAGAGGGGCCGAAAGAATCGTCTGAGAACAAAGAGTGGtgatgacaaaaatgaaagaaGTGTGAAACAGGAAACAAAAGACAAGGATTCATACACCCAGAGGGAGAAAAAAACTAAAGAAACTAAAACCTCGACGGATAAAAAAGAGGAGCAGAAAACCCCCGTGGCTCTCACAATTGACCGGCCCGTTCGTGAAAGGAAATCAGTTGAGAGACTTGTGGCCATTATTGAGCAGGACGCTGCGAAGGAGTTCAAAGTTGAAAAG GGACGTGGAACTGCGCTGAAAGACATCCCAAATG TTGTTACAGTGGCTTACAAGTTGTCTAGGAAGAAGAGTGATGATACCTTCAAATTGCTGCATACAATTCTTTTTGGAAGGAGAGGAAAG GCAGCTCAAGTGAAGAACAACATATCAAGATTCTCTGGGTTCGCTTGGCATGATGATGAG GAAAAGCAAACTCTAAAACTTAAAGATAAACTTGACAAGATTTTCAAAGATAAACTAGCTGAGTTTTGTGATGTCCTTGATATACCAATATCGGCTACAATAAGGAAG GAAGATATCATCTCGAAGTTGATAGAGTTTTTGGTGGCACCTCATGCAACCACCACTGAGTTGCTTGCTGAAAAAGAACTG TCAAGTAaggggaaaaaaagaaagagagagaacAAATCAGCATCTAGGAGTATCACTCCTTCAGAAGGCTTGGCTAAG AGTCAGAAGAAAACCAAGGGTACACCAAAAAAGGATAGCGTACCTAAACCCGAAGATGAATCAGAAAAAGATGAGGAAACACATGATGAGGATGATAAAAGTAATGGTGAGAAATCTGAACCTGCTGAACGTGAACAGAAGGCAAATGAATCTGATAAAGacaaaagaagaaagaaacagGGATCAGCAAAGTCCTCTGGAAAGAAGGGAACTGTCGAAAAAGCCAAAACCAAGAACGTAACAATCTCTAAAGAGGACAGCCTTCCACCAAAGAAAGAACCTCCAAAATCACCACCAAGTCGCCCAAAAAACAAGAAGGATACGAGTACGAAGAGGTCTTCTGCTAAGAAGAAAGATGAATCGATCAAGGAGAACACATCCAGTCCTAAGAAAACTTCATCTAGTGTTAGCCCTG GGAAGAAAATACTAAAAGTGAAAGACAATCTCAGGGAGGAGAAATTAAAGCCAAGTGACAACGAACTTAGGAATGCGGTTTGTGAAATCCTCAAAGAGGTTGACTTCAATACA GCTACCTTCACCGACATTCTGAAGCTGCTTG TTTTGTTCCCCTACCTGGTTCCAAACCAACAGGGATTGGCGTTGCATAATTCAGGAAACTCAAATTCTCTACTATGTACTGGGGAAAGTGCAGGCTCCTTGTCATGGGTCCTAATTTTACTGCTTTATTTCTGCTCTAGCAAAGACGTACTTAATGCTTTTGCCAGACTATTTGACTGCTGTAGAAAGAGGAACAGATATTTGATTTCTTGTTTTccatga
- the LOC140981734 gene encoding DEK domain-containing chromatin-associated protein 2-like isoform X2: MGDKDVESVANGNVEMEEKTEPVMEKTEECNDGVTEMVEENKVAEEVENNDIDKEKVNASKETEEKAKSKHVVKEGGKDERMEETKEEEEKQQVAEENVDMEIEEMNHGPGEKNEADDKVEDKVDGVGEEEKLKESKEERGRKNRLRTKSGDDKNERSVKQETKDKDSYTQREKKTKETKTSTDKKEEQKTPVALTIDRPVRERKSVERLVAIIEQDAAKEFKVEKGRGTALKDIPNVAYKLSRKKSDDTFKLLHTILFGRRGKAAQVKNNISRFSGFAWHDDEEKQTLKLKDKLDKIFKDKLAEFCDVLDIPISATIRKEDIISKLIEFLVAPHATTTELLAEKELSSKGKKRKRENKSASRSITPSEGLAKSQKKTKGTPKKDSVPKPEDESEKDEETHDEDDKSNGEKSEPAEREQKANESDKDKRRKKQGSAKSSGKKGTVEKAKTKNVTISKEDSLPPKKEPPKSPPSRPKNKKDTSTKRSSAKKKDESIKENTSSPKKTSSSVSPGKKILKVKDNLREEKLKPSDNELRNAVCEILKEVDFNTATFTDILKLLVLFPYLVPNQQGLALHNSGNSNSLLCTGESAGSLSWVLILLLYFCSSKDVLNAFARLFDCCRKRNRYLISCFP; encoded by the exons ATGGGAGATAAAGATGTTGAGTCAGTGGCAAATGGGAACGTTGAGATGGAGGAAAAGACAGAGCCTGTGATGGAGAAGACAGAGGAGTGTAATGATGGAGTAACAGAAATGGTAGAAGAAAACAAGGTTGCCGAGGAAGTCGAGAATAACGATATTGACAAAGAAAAGGTGAATGCTAGCAAGGAAACCGAAGAGAAGGCAAAAAGTAAACATGTAGTGAAAGAAGGGGGAAAAGATGAAAGAATGGAAGAGaccaaagaagaagaagaaaagcaGCAAGTTGCAGAAGAAAATGTGGACATGGAGATTGAGGAAATGAATCACGGCCCTGGTGAGAAAAATGAGGCTGATGATAAGGTTGAGGACAAGGTGGATGGAGTGGGAGAAGAGGAAAAGCTGAAAGAATCTAAAGAGGAGAGGGGCCGAAAGAATCGTCTGAGAACAAAGAGTGGtgatgacaaaaatgaaagaaGTGTGAAACAGGAAACAAAAGACAAGGATTCATACACCCAGAGGGAGAAAAAAACTAAAGAAACTAAAACCTCGACGGATAAAAAAGAGGAGCAGAAAACCCCCGTGGCTCTCACAATTGACCGGCCCGTTCGTGAAAGGAAATCAGTTGAGAGACTTGTGGCCATTATTGAGCAGGACGCTGCGAAGGAGTTCAAAGTTGAAAAG GGACGTGGAACTGCGCTGAAAGACATCCCAAATG TGGCTTACAAGTTGTCTAGGAAGAAGAGTGATGATACCTTCAAATTGCTGCATACAATTCTTTTTGGAAGGAGAGGAAAG GCAGCTCAAGTGAAGAACAACATATCAAGATTCTCTGGGTTCGCTTGGCATGATGATGAG GAAAAGCAAACTCTAAAACTTAAAGATAAACTTGACAAGATTTTCAAAGATAAACTAGCTGAGTTTTGTGATGTCCTTGATATACCAATATCGGCTACAATAAGGAAG GAAGATATCATCTCGAAGTTGATAGAGTTTTTGGTGGCACCTCATGCAACCACCACTGAGTTGCTTGCTGAAAAAGAACTG TCAAGTAaggggaaaaaaagaaagagagagaacAAATCAGCATCTAGGAGTATCACTCCTTCAGAAGGCTTGGCTAAG AGTCAGAAGAAAACCAAGGGTACACCAAAAAAGGATAGCGTACCTAAACCCGAAGATGAATCAGAAAAAGATGAGGAAACACATGATGAGGATGATAAAAGTAATGGTGAGAAATCTGAACCTGCTGAACGTGAACAGAAGGCAAATGAATCTGATAAAGacaaaagaagaaagaaacagGGATCAGCAAAGTCCTCTGGAAAGAAGGGAACTGTCGAAAAAGCCAAAACCAAGAACGTAACAATCTCTAAAGAGGACAGCCTTCCACCAAAGAAAGAACCTCCAAAATCACCACCAAGTCGCCCAAAAAACAAGAAGGATACGAGTACGAAGAGGTCTTCTGCTAAGAAGAAAGATGAATCGATCAAGGAGAACACATCCAGTCCTAAGAAAACTTCATCTAGTGTTAGCCCTG GGAAGAAAATACTAAAAGTGAAAGACAATCTCAGGGAGGAGAAATTAAAGCCAAGTGACAACGAACTTAGGAATGCGGTTTGTGAAATCCTCAAAGAGGTTGACTTCAATACA GCTACCTTCACCGACATTCTGAAGCTGCTTG TTTTGTTCCCCTACCTGGTTCCAAACCAACAGGGATTGGCGTTGCATAATTCAGGAAACTCAAATTCTCTACTATGTACTGGGGAAAGTGCAGGCTCCTTGTCATGGGTCCTAATTTTACTGCTTTATTTCTGCTCTAGCAAAGACGTACTTAATGCTTTTGCCAGACTATTTGACTGCTGTAGAAAGAGGAACAGATATTTGATTTCTTGTTTTccatga
- the LOC140980279 gene encoding uncharacterized protein, producing the protein MYFMDLSPVQIPRSSIEEDEWDTDGFVIPSLEIDDADENKTNSPEADNSKLSVAETRKEEDIHLGDHGTPPTQSKEQVYDSSGRKQRFKLKLKEADRRCTGSGRENKVDNLRELVGGEKIPIISSKEVSPVEWLDPHCHESEFEKICHH; encoded by the exons ATGTATTTCATGGACTTATCTCCGGTGCAAATTCCTCGTTCCTCCATTGAAGAAGATGAGTGGG ACACTGATGGATTTGTGATACCAAGCTTGGAAATCGACGATGCGGACGAAAATAAAACCAATTCCCCTGAAGCTGACAACTCTAAACTGTCTGTAGCTGAG ACGAGAAAAGAGGAGGATATACACCTTGGAGACCATGGAACGCCCCCAACTCAATCAAAAGAACAAGTTTACGATTCATCTGGCCGCAAGCAAAGGTTTAAGCTGAAACTCAAGGAGGCCGATAGACGTTGCACTGGAAGCGGGCGCGAGAATAAGGTGGATAATTTAAGGGAGCTTGTTGGTGGTGAGAAAATTCCCATAATTTCATCGAAGGAGGTTTCTCCGGTTGAATGGCTTGATCCCCATTGTCACGAGTCGGAGTTTGAGAAGATCTGCCACCATTAA
- the LOC140980787 gene encoding uncharacterized protein, whose amino-acid sequence MTQKFCFEVLDKSMKEIMRFVNHSSLHMPSGGKTVVFGGAFRRILHVIPTGSRHDIVLATINSPYFWRHYKVLRLTNNMRLRNLSSDQEYAEMKKKLNWIANLGDGKIGEANDGYAAIDIPDELLLKDYNDSIATIVESTYLFFGNIVSDATYFQQKAILAPTLDVVQSVNEYIIYMNHSDGRLYISSDTTCHSDKNIDLLHDVHTPEFLNSIRCFEVPNHELNFKLGTLVILILLRNIDHSLGLCNGTRLILTFLEIMFWKEIF is encoded by the coding sequence ATGACGCAAAAGTTTTGTTTTGAAGTTCTGGATAAAAGTATGAAAGAGATAATGAGATTCGTGAATCATTCAAGCCTTCATATGCCTTCTGGAGGAAAAACAGTCGTTTTCGGCGGTGCTTTTCGACGAATATTGCATGTTATTCCAACAGGTAGTAGACATGATATTGTTCTTGCGACTATTAATTCACCGTACTTTTGGAGACATTACAAAGTTTTGAGATTGACGAATAACATGAGATTGCGGAATTTGAGTTCTGATCAAGAATATgctgaaatgaaaaaaaaattgaattggaTTGCTAATTTAGGGGATGGAAAAATTGGAGAAGCAAATGATGGTTATGCAGCAATTGATATTCCCGACGAACTTTTGTTGAAAGATTACAATGATTCTATTGCAACAATTGTCGAGAGCACATATCTGTTTTTTGGAAATATTGTCAGTGATGCAACATATTTTCAGCAAAAAGCTATATTGGCCCCGACTCTTGATGTCGTTCAGTCAGTAAATGAATACATAATTTATATGAACCATTCAGATGGAAGATTGTATATAAGTTCTGACACAACGTGTCATTCagataaaaatattgatttattacATGATGTGCATACCCCTGAGTTCTTAAACTCGATCAGGTGTTTTGAAGTACCAAACCACGAGTTAAACTTTAAGCTAGGAACTCTAGTTATACTTATATTGCTACGGAACATAGATCATTCACTTGGACTATGCAATGGAACTAGGTTGATTTTGACATTCTTGGAAATTATGTTTTGGAAGGAAATATTCTAA